The following are from one region of the Salvia hispanica cultivar TCC Black 2014 chromosome 1, UniMelb_Shisp_WGS_1.0, whole genome shotgun sequence genome:
- the LOC125202557 gene encoding cyclin-dependent kinase D-1-like isoform X3, with protein sequence MGDMDQLLPKKVADRYLKREVLGEGTYGVVYKAIDTQTGQVVAIKKIRLGKQKEGVNFTALREIKLLKELKDPNIIELIDAFPHKGNLNLVFEFMETDLEAVIRDRNIVLSPADIKSYIQMTLKGLSFVHKKWVLHRDMKPNNLLIGPGGQLKLADFGLARIFGSPDRKFTHQVFARWYRAPELLFGAKQYGPGVDVWAAACIFAELLLRRPFLQGNSDIDQLGKIFAAFGTPKPSQWSDMVYLPDYVEYQHVPGQPLRTLFPMASDDCLDLLGKMFMYDPKARISAQQALEHRYFSSIPPPTEPALLPRPPPKKEPINPNVLELNPLEGPTVLSPPRKQRRVMPHREGFDANAHNVIKMDDHGNETRQAAGERSEQAPMSLDFSVFGMRPPNRPTINSIS encoded by the exons ATGGGGGACATGGATCAGCTGTTGCCGAAGAAAGTAGCCGATcgctatcttaagcgcgaagTCCTTGGTGAAGGTACATACGGTGTCGTTTACAAAGCCATCGATACTCAG ACTGGGCAAGTAGTTGCTATCAAGAAAATTCGATTGGGGAAGCAGAAGGAAGGTGTCAATTTCACAGCTTTGAGGGAAATTAAGTTGCTCAAAGAGCTTAAGGATCCTAATATCATCGAGTTGATTGATGCATTCCCGCACAAGGGGAACTTGAACCTTGTGTTTGAGTTCATGGAGACAGATCTTGAAGCTGTTATTCGTGATAGAAACATTGTTCTCTCCCCAGCTGACATCAAGTCTTACATCCAGATGACACTGAAGGGGCTTTCTtttgtccataaaaaatgggtccTGCACag GGACATGAAACCGAACAACCTGCTAATTGGACCTGGTGGGCAACTTAAACTTGCAGATTTTGGGTTAGCTCGTATATTTGGGAGCCCTGATCGAAAGTTCACACATCAG GTTTTTGCTAGATGGTACAGAGCTCCTGAGCTTCTGTTTGGTGCCAAACAATATGGTCCAGGGGTGGATGTATGGGCTGCTGCATGTATATTTGCTGAGCTGCTTTTACGTCGACCTTTTCTGCAG GGAAACAGTGATATTGATCAACTGGGAAAGATCTTTGCGGCTTTTGGGACGCCAAAGCCATCACAATGGTCTGATATGGTCTATCTTCCAGATTATGTGGAATATCAGCATGTGCCTGGTCAACCACTTCGTACGCTGTTTCCCATGGCTAGTGATGATTGTTTGGACCTTTTAGGGAAGATGTTCATGTATGATCCTAAAGCAAGAATCTCAGCACAACAGGCTCTGGAGCATAG GTATTTTTCTTCCATACCTCCACCTACAGAACCTGCTTTACTTCCAAGACCTCCGCCGAAGAAGGAACCCATCAATCCAAATGTTTTGGAACTTAATCCTCTGGAGGGACCAACAGTATTGTCTCCTCCCAGAAAACAAAGAAGAGTCATGCCTCATCGTGAGGGCTTTGATGCAAATGCTCACAATGTGATCAAGATGGATGACCATGGCAATGAGACCAGGCAAGCAGCTGGGGAGAGAAGTGAGCAAGCTCCAATGTCTTTggatttttcagtttttggcATGAGGCCACCAAATAGACCAACTATTAACAG TATTTCATGA
- the LOC125202557 gene encoding cyclin-dependent kinase D-1-like isoform X2 yields MGDMDQLLPKKVADRYLKREVLGEGTYGVVYKAIDTQTGQVVAIKKIRLGKQKEGVNFTALREIKLLKELKDPNIIELIDAFPHKGNLNLVFEFMETDLEAVIRDRNIVLSPADIKSYIQMTLKGLSFVHKKWVLHRDMKPNNLLIGPGGQLKLADFGLARIFGSPDRKFTHQVFARWYRAPELLFGAKQYGPGVDVWAAACIFAELLLRRPFLQGNSDIDQLGKIFAAFGTPKPSQWSDMVYLPDYVEYQHVPGQPLRTLFPMASDDCLDLLGKMFMYDPKARISAQQALEHRYFSSIPPPTEPALLPRPPPKKEPINPNVLELNPLEGPTVLSPPRKQRRVMPHREGFDANAHNVIKMDDHGNETRQAAGERSEQAPMSLDFSVFGMRPPNRPTINRDREG; encoded by the exons ATGGGGGACATGGATCAGCTGTTGCCGAAGAAAGTAGCCGATcgctatcttaagcgcgaagTCCTTGGTGAAGGTACATACGGTGTCGTTTACAAAGCCATCGATACTCAG ACTGGGCAAGTAGTTGCTATCAAGAAAATTCGATTGGGGAAGCAGAAGGAAGGTGTCAATTTCACAGCTTTGAGGGAAATTAAGTTGCTCAAAGAGCTTAAGGATCCTAATATCATCGAGTTGATTGATGCATTCCCGCACAAGGGGAACTTGAACCTTGTGTTTGAGTTCATGGAGACAGATCTTGAAGCTGTTATTCGTGATAGAAACATTGTTCTCTCCCCAGCTGACATCAAGTCTTACATCCAGATGACACTGAAGGGGCTTTCTtttgtccataaaaaatgggtccTGCACag GGACATGAAACCGAACAACCTGCTAATTGGACCTGGTGGGCAACTTAAACTTGCAGATTTTGGGTTAGCTCGTATATTTGGGAGCCCTGATCGAAAGTTCACACATCAG GTTTTTGCTAGATGGTACAGAGCTCCTGAGCTTCTGTTTGGTGCCAAACAATATGGTCCAGGGGTGGATGTATGGGCTGCTGCATGTATATTTGCTGAGCTGCTTTTACGTCGACCTTTTCTGCAG GGAAACAGTGATATTGATCAACTGGGAAAGATCTTTGCGGCTTTTGGGACGCCAAAGCCATCACAATGGTCTGATATGGTCTATCTTCCAGATTATGTGGAATATCAGCATGTGCCTGGTCAACCACTTCGTACGCTGTTTCCCATGGCTAGTGATGATTGTTTGGACCTTTTAGGGAAGATGTTCATGTATGATCCTAAAGCAAGAATCTCAGCACAACAGGCTCTGGAGCATAG GTATTTTTCTTCCATACCTCCACCTACAGAACCTGCTTTACTTCCAAGACCTCCGCCGAAGAAGGAACCCATCAATCCAAATGTTTTGGAACTTAATCCTCTGGAGGGACCAACAGTATTGTCTCCTCCCAGAAAACAAAGAAGAGTCATGCCTCATCGTGAGGGCTTTGATGCAAATGCTCACAATGTGATCAAGATGGATGACCATGGCAATGAGACCAGGCAAGCAGCTGGGGAGAGAAGTGAGCAAGCTCCAATGTCTTTggatttttcagtttttggcATGAGGCCACCAAATAGACCAACTATTAACAG AGACAGGGAGGGTTGA
- the LOC125219271 gene encoding type IV inositol polyphosphate 5-phosphatase 9-like isoform X1 produces MVAEASKILTKRVIDDHTCIQQSFKLFVGSWNVGGIPPPHNFNLDHFLHTQDSMADIYVLGFQEIVPLNAGNILAAEHSNISIKWNSLIKAALNKRTPTEDAFHKTEAGESQRVYPLTTQSSIKPGAMDYKCIISKQMVGIYITIWARTEISQYISYPSASCVGCGILGRLGNKGSVSIRFCLHETSFCFVCSHLASGGKEGDERHRNADAANILSRTLFPPEPLQHLPRKILDHDRVIWLGDLNYRIQLPEETTRSLVKNKDWNLLLQSDQLCKNEIKLRAEMSKGHVFEEWNEGIIEFAPTYKYEQNTDEYYGSGHKGKVKRMRAPAWCDRIIWFGKGLKQIQYNRVESRLSDHRPVYGRFIAYVEVPTLPGI; encoded by the exons ATGGTCGCAGAGGCAAGTAAAATCCTCACAAAAAGAGTGATAGATGATCATACTTGTATTCAACAATCATTCAA ACTCTTTGTAGGCTCATGGAATGTAGGAGGCATCCCACCTCCACACAACTTCAACCTTGACCACTTTCTCCACACTCAAGACTCCATGGCAGATATATATGTGTTGGG GTTTCAAGAAATTGTACCTCTCAATGCTGGAAACATATTGGCAGCAGAACACAGTAACATTTCTATCAAGTGGAACTCTCTAATCAAAGCTGCCCTCAACAAGAGAACACCAACAGAAGATGCATTCCACAAGACAGAAGCAGGAGAGTCGCAGAGGGTTTATCCATTAACAACACAGAGCTCCATCAAGCCCGGTGCCATGGATTATAAATGCATAATAAGTAAACAAATGGTGGGAATATACATCACCATATGGGCAAGAACTGAGATAAGCCAATATATCAGCTATCCGAGTGCCTCGTGTGTCGGATGTGGTATCTTGGGACGCCTCGGAAACAAG GGTTCAGTCTCCATCAGATTTTGTTTGCATGAAACAAGCTTCTGCTTTGTATGTAGCCATTTGGCTTCAGGTGGTAAAGAAGGCGACGAGAGGCACCGGAACGCAGATGCAGCAAATATATTATCGCGCACCCTATTCCCGCCCGAGCCCCTCCAGCATTTGCCCAGAAAAATTCTAGACCATGA CAGGGTGATTTGGTTAGGGGACTTAAACTACCGGATTCAACTGCCTGAGGAAACAACAAGATCACTGGTGAAGAACAAAGATTGGAACCTGTTGTTACAAAGTGATCag TTgtgcaaaaatgaaataaagctGAGAGCTGAGATGAGCAAAGGGCATGTCTTTGAGGAATGGAATGAGGGAATAATTGAGTTTGCACCCACATATAAATATGAGCAGAACACAGATGAGTATTACGGATCCGGTCACAAAGGGAAGGTGAAGAGGATGAGAGCTCCGGCATG GTGTGATAGAATAATTTGGTTTGGGAAAGGGCTGAAGCAGATCCAATACAACAGAGTTGAATCAAGATTGTCTGATCATAGACCTGTTTATGGAAGGTTTATTGCATATGTAGAAGTGCCTACACTTCCAGGAATATAA
- the LOC125219271 gene encoding type IV inositol polyphosphate 5-phosphatase 9-like isoform X5, whose amino-acid sequence MIILVFNNHSSSWNVGGIPPPHNFNLDHFLHTQDSMADIYVLGFQEIVPLNAGNILAAEHSNISIKWNSLIKAALNKRTPTEDAFHKTEAGESQRVYPLTTQSSIKPGAMDYKCIISKQMVGIYITIWARTEISQYISYPSASCVGCGILGRLGNKGSVSIRFCLHETSFCFVCSHLASGGKEGDERHRNADAANILSRTLFPPEPLQHLPRKILDHDRVIWLGDLNYRIQLPEETTRSLVKNKDWNLLLQSDQLCKNEIKLRAEMSKGHVFEEWNEGIIEFAPTYKYEQNTDEYYGSGHKGKVKRMRAPAWCDRIIWFGKGLKQIQYNRVESRLSDHRPVYGRFIAYVEVPTLPGI is encoded by the exons ATGATCATACTTGTATTCAACAATCATTCAA GCTCATGGAATGTAGGAGGCATCCCACCTCCACACAACTTCAACCTTGACCACTTTCTCCACACTCAAGACTCCATGGCAGATATATATGTGTTGGG GTTTCAAGAAATTGTACCTCTCAATGCTGGAAACATATTGGCAGCAGAACACAGTAACATTTCTATCAAGTGGAACTCTCTAATCAAAGCTGCCCTCAACAAGAGAACACCAACAGAAGATGCATTCCACAAGACAGAAGCAGGAGAGTCGCAGAGGGTTTATCCATTAACAACACAGAGCTCCATCAAGCCCGGTGCCATGGATTATAAATGCATAATAAGTAAACAAATGGTGGGAATATACATCACCATATGGGCAAGAACTGAGATAAGCCAATATATCAGCTATCCGAGTGCCTCGTGTGTCGGATGTGGTATCTTGGGACGCCTCGGAAACAAG GGTTCAGTCTCCATCAGATTTTGTTTGCATGAAACAAGCTTCTGCTTTGTATGTAGCCATTTGGCTTCAGGTGGTAAAGAAGGCGACGAGAGGCACCGGAACGCAGATGCAGCAAATATATTATCGCGCACCCTATTCCCGCCCGAGCCCCTCCAGCATTTGCCCAGAAAAATTCTAGACCATGA CAGGGTGATTTGGTTAGGGGACTTAAACTACCGGATTCAACTGCCTGAGGAAACAACAAGATCACTGGTGAAGAACAAAGATTGGAACCTGTTGTTACAAAGTGATCag TTgtgcaaaaatgaaataaagctGAGAGCTGAGATGAGCAAAGGGCATGTCTTTGAGGAATGGAATGAGGGAATAATTGAGTTTGCACCCACATATAAATATGAGCAGAACACAGATGAGTATTACGGATCCGGTCACAAAGGGAAGGTGAAGAGGATGAGAGCTCCGGCATG GTGTGATAGAATAATTTGGTTTGGGAAAGGGCTGAAGCAGATCCAATACAACAGAGTTGAATCAAGATTGTCTGATCATAGACCTGTTTATGGAAGGTTTATTGCATATGTAGAAGTGCCTACACTTCCAGGAATATAA
- the LOC125219271 gene encoding type IV inositol polyphosphate 5-phosphatase 9-like isoform X4 → MVAEASKILTKRVIDDHTCIQQSFKLFVGSWNVGGIPPPHNFNLDHFLHTQDSMADIYVLGFQEIVPLNAGNILAAEHSNISIKWNSLIKAALNKRTPTEDAFHKTEAGESQRVYPLTTQSSIKPGAMDYKCIISKQMVGIYITIWARTEISQYISYPSASCVGCGILGRLGNKGSVSIRFCLHETSFCFVCSHLASGGKEGDERHRNADAANILSRTLFPPEPLQHLPRKILDHEVIWLGDLNYRIQLPEETTRSLVKNKDWNLLLQSDQLRAEMSKGHVFEEWNEGIIEFAPTYKYEQNTDEYYGSGHKGKVKRMRAPAWCDRIIWFGKGLKQIQYNRVESRLSDHRPVYGRFIAYVEVPTLPGI, encoded by the exons ATGGTCGCAGAGGCAAGTAAAATCCTCACAAAAAGAGTGATAGATGATCATACTTGTATTCAACAATCATTCAA ACTCTTTGTAGGCTCATGGAATGTAGGAGGCATCCCACCTCCACACAACTTCAACCTTGACCACTTTCTCCACACTCAAGACTCCATGGCAGATATATATGTGTTGGG GTTTCAAGAAATTGTACCTCTCAATGCTGGAAACATATTGGCAGCAGAACACAGTAACATTTCTATCAAGTGGAACTCTCTAATCAAAGCTGCCCTCAACAAGAGAACACCAACAGAAGATGCATTCCACAAGACAGAAGCAGGAGAGTCGCAGAGGGTTTATCCATTAACAACACAGAGCTCCATCAAGCCCGGTGCCATGGATTATAAATGCATAATAAGTAAACAAATGGTGGGAATATACATCACCATATGGGCAAGAACTGAGATAAGCCAATATATCAGCTATCCGAGTGCCTCGTGTGTCGGATGTGGTATCTTGGGACGCCTCGGAAACAAG GGTTCAGTCTCCATCAGATTTTGTTTGCATGAAACAAGCTTCTGCTTTGTATGTAGCCATTTGGCTTCAGGTGGTAAAGAAGGCGACGAGAGGCACCGGAACGCAGATGCAGCAAATATATTATCGCGCACCCTATTCCCGCCCGAGCCCCTCCAGCATTTGCCCAGAAAAATTCTAGACCATGA GGTGATTTGGTTAGGGGACTTAAACTACCGGATTCAACTGCCTGAGGAAACAACAAGATCACTGGTGAAGAACAAAGATTGGAACCTGTTGTTACAAAGTGATCag ctGAGAGCTGAGATGAGCAAAGGGCATGTCTTTGAGGAATGGAATGAGGGAATAATTGAGTTTGCACCCACATATAAATATGAGCAGAACACAGATGAGTATTACGGATCCGGTCACAAAGGGAAGGTGAAGAGGATGAGAGCTCCGGCATG GTGTGATAGAATAATTTGGTTTGGGAAAGGGCTGAAGCAGATCCAATACAACAGAGTTGAATCAAGATTGTCTGATCATAGACCTGTTTATGGAAGGTTTATTGCATATGTAGAAGTGCCTACACTTCCAGGAATATAA
- the LOC125219271 gene encoding type IV inositol polyphosphate 5-phosphatase 9-like isoform X3, which translates to MVAEASKILTKRVIDDHTCIQQSFKLFVGSWNVGGIPPPHNFNLDHFLHTQDSMADIYVLGFQEIVPLNAGNILAAEHSNISIKWNSLIKAALNKRTPTEDAFHKTEAGESQRVYPLTTQSSIKPGAMDYKCIISKQMVGIYITIWARTEISQYISYPSASCVGCGILGRLGNKGSVSIRFCLHETSFCFVCSHLASGGKEGDERHRNADAANILSRTLFPPEPLQHLPRKILDHDRVIWLGDLNYRIQLPEETTRSLVKNKDWNLLLQSDQLRAEMSKGHVFEEWNEGIIEFAPTYKYEQNTDEYYGSGHKGKVKRMRAPAWCDRIIWFGKGLKQIQYNRVESRLSDHRPVYGRFIAYVEVPTLPGI; encoded by the exons ATGGTCGCAGAGGCAAGTAAAATCCTCACAAAAAGAGTGATAGATGATCATACTTGTATTCAACAATCATTCAA ACTCTTTGTAGGCTCATGGAATGTAGGAGGCATCCCACCTCCACACAACTTCAACCTTGACCACTTTCTCCACACTCAAGACTCCATGGCAGATATATATGTGTTGGG GTTTCAAGAAATTGTACCTCTCAATGCTGGAAACATATTGGCAGCAGAACACAGTAACATTTCTATCAAGTGGAACTCTCTAATCAAAGCTGCCCTCAACAAGAGAACACCAACAGAAGATGCATTCCACAAGACAGAAGCAGGAGAGTCGCAGAGGGTTTATCCATTAACAACACAGAGCTCCATCAAGCCCGGTGCCATGGATTATAAATGCATAATAAGTAAACAAATGGTGGGAATATACATCACCATATGGGCAAGAACTGAGATAAGCCAATATATCAGCTATCCGAGTGCCTCGTGTGTCGGATGTGGTATCTTGGGACGCCTCGGAAACAAG GGTTCAGTCTCCATCAGATTTTGTTTGCATGAAACAAGCTTCTGCTTTGTATGTAGCCATTTGGCTTCAGGTGGTAAAGAAGGCGACGAGAGGCACCGGAACGCAGATGCAGCAAATATATTATCGCGCACCCTATTCCCGCCCGAGCCCCTCCAGCATTTGCCCAGAAAAATTCTAGACCATGA CAGGGTGATTTGGTTAGGGGACTTAAACTACCGGATTCAACTGCCTGAGGAAACAACAAGATCACTGGTGAAGAACAAAGATTGGAACCTGTTGTTACAAAGTGATCag ctGAGAGCTGAGATGAGCAAAGGGCATGTCTTTGAGGAATGGAATGAGGGAATAATTGAGTTTGCACCCACATATAAATATGAGCAGAACACAGATGAGTATTACGGATCCGGTCACAAAGGGAAGGTGAAGAGGATGAGAGCTCCGGCATG GTGTGATAGAATAATTTGGTTTGGGAAAGGGCTGAAGCAGATCCAATACAACAGAGTTGAATCAAGATTGTCTGATCATAGACCTGTTTATGGAAGGTTTATTGCATATGTAGAAGTGCCTACACTTCCAGGAATATAA
- the LOC125202557 gene encoding cyclin-dependent kinase D-3-like isoform X1 codes for MGDMDQLLPKKVADRYLKREVLGEGTYGVVYKAIDTQTGQVVAIKKIRLGKQKEGVNFTALREIKLLKELKDPNIIELIDAFPHKGNLNLVFEFMETDLEAVIRDRNIVLSPADIKSYIQMTLKGLSFVHKKWVLHRDMKPNNLLIGPGGQLKLADFGLARIFGSPDRKFTHQVFARWYRAPELLFGAKQYGPGVDVWAAACIFAELLLRRPFLQGNSDIDQLGKIFAAFGTPKPSQWSDMVYLPDYVEYQHVPGQPLRTLFPMASDDCLDLLGKMFMYDPKARISAQQALEHRYFSSIPPPTEPALLPRPPPKKEPINPNVLELNPLEGPTVLSPPRKQRRVMPHREGFDANAHNVIKMDDHGNETRQAAGERSEQAPMSLDFSVFGMRPPNRPTINSADRSHLKKKLDLQFELPEEEEEE; via the exons ATGGGGGACATGGATCAGCTGTTGCCGAAGAAAGTAGCCGATcgctatcttaagcgcgaagTCCTTGGTGAAGGTACATACGGTGTCGTTTACAAAGCCATCGATACTCAG ACTGGGCAAGTAGTTGCTATCAAGAAAATTCGATTGGGGAAGCAGAAGGAAGGTGTCAATTTCACAGCTTTGAGGGAAATTAAGTTGCTCAAAGAGCTTAAGGATCCTAATATCATCGAGTTGATTGATGCATTCCCGCACAAGGGGAACTTGAACCTTGTGTTTGAGTTCATGGAGACAGATCTTGAAGCTGTTATTCGTGATAGAAACATTGTTCTCTCCCCAGCTGACATCAAGTCTTACATCCAGATGACACTGAAGGGGCTTTCTtttgtccataaaaaatgggtccTGCACag GGACATGAAACCGAACAACCTGCTAATTGGACCTGGTGGGCAACTTAAACTTGCAGATTTTGGGTTAGCTCGTATATTTGGGAGCCCTGATCGAAAGTTCACACATCAG GTTTTTGCTAGATGGTACAGAGCTCCTGAGCTTCTGTTTGGTGCCAAACAATATGGTCCAGGGGTGGATGTATGGGCTGCTGCATGTATATTTGCTGAGCTGCTTTTACGTCGACCTTTTCTGCAG GGAAACAGTGATATTGATCAACTGGGAAAGATCTTTGCGGCTTTTGGGACGCCAAAGCCATCACAATGGTCTGATATGGTCTATCTTCCAGATTATGTGGAATATCAGCATGTGCCTGGTCAACCACTTCGTACGCTGTTTCCCATGGCTAGTGATGATTGTTTGGACCTTTTAGGGAAGATGTTCATGTATGATCCTAAAGCAAGAATCTCAGCACAACAGGCTCTGGAGCATAG GTATTTTTCTTCCATACCTCCACCTACAGAACCTGCTTTACTTCCAAGACCTCCGCCGAAGAAGGAACCCATCAATCCAAATGTTTTGGAACTTAATCCTCTGGAGGGACCAACAGTATTGTCTCCTCCCAGAAAACAAAGAAGAGTCATGCCTCATCGTGAGGGCTTTGATGCAAATGCTCACAATGTGATCAAGATGGATGACCATGGCAATGAGACCAGGCAAGCAGCTGGGGAGAGAAGTGAGCAAGCTCCAATGTCTTTggatttttcagtttttggcATGAGGCCACCAAATAGACCAACTATTAACAG TGCTGACAGATCACATCTAAAGAAGAAACTCGATCTTCAATTTGAACTacccgaagaagaagaagaagaataa
- the LOC125219271 gene encoding type IV inositol polyphosphate 5-phosphatase 9-like isoform X2: MVAEASKILTKRVIDDHTCIQQSFKLFVGSWNVGGIPPPHNFNLDHFLHTQDSMADIYVLGFQEIVPLNAGNILAAEHSNISIKWNSLIKAALNKRTPTEDAFHKTEAGESQRVYPLTTQSSIKPGAMDYKCIISKQMVGIYITIWARTEISQYISYPSASCVGCGILGRLGNKGSVSIRFCLHETSFCFVCSHLASGGKEGDERHRNADAANILSRTLFPPEPLQHLPRKILDHEVIWLGDLNYRIQLPEETTRSLVKNKDWNLLLQSDQLCKNEIKLRAEMSKGHVFEEWNEGIIEFAPTYKYEQNTDEYYGSGHKGKVKRMRAPAWCDRIIWFGKGLKQIQYNRVESRLSDHRPVYGRFIAYVEVPTLPGI, from the exons ATGGTCGCAGAGGCAAGTAAAATCCTCACAAAAAGAGTGATAGATGATCATACTTGTATTCAACAATCATTCAA ACTCTTTGTAGGCTCATGGAATGTAGGAGGCATCCCACCTCCACACAACTTCAACCTTGACCACTTTCTCCACACTCAAGACTCCATGGCAGATATATATGTGTTGGG GTTTCAAGAAATTGTACCTCTCAATGCTGGAAACATATTGGCAGCAGAACACAGTAACATTTCTATCAAGTGGAACTCTCTAATCAAAGCTGCCCTCAACAAGAGAACACCAACAGAAGATGCATTCCACAAGACAGAAGCAGGAGAGTCGCAGAGGGTTTATCCATTAACAACACAGAGCTCCATCAAGCCCGGTGCCATGGATTATAAATGCATAATAAGTAAACAAATGGTGGGAATATACATCACCATATGGGCAAGAACTGAGATAAGCCAATATATCAGCTATCCGAGTGCCTCGTGTGTCGGATGTGGTATCTTGGGACGCCTCGGAAACAAG GGTTCAGTCTCCATCAGATTTTGTTTGCATGAAACAAGCTTCTGCTTTGTATGTAGCCATTTGGCTTCAGGTGGTAAAGAAGGCGACGAGAGGCACCGGAACGCAGATGCAGCAAATATATTATCGCGCACCCTATTCCCGCCCGAGCCCCTCCAGCATTTGCCCAGAAAAATTCTAGACCATGA GGTGATTTGGTTAGGGGACTTAAACTACCGGATTCAACTGCCTGAGGAAACAACAAGATCACTGGTGAAGAACAAAGATTGGAACCTGTTGTTACAAAGTGATCag TTgtgcaaaaatgaaataaagctGAGAGCTGAGATGAGCAAAGGGCATGTCTTTGAGGAATGGAATGAGGGAATAATTGAGTTTGCACCCACATATAAATATGAGCAGAACACAGATGAGTATTACGGATCCGGTCACAAAGGGAAGGTGAAGAGGATGAGAGCTCCGGCATG GTGTGATAGAATAATTTGGTTTGGGAAAGGGCTGAAGCAGATCCAATACAACAGAGTTGAATCAAGATTGTCTGATCATAGACCTGTTTATGGAAGGTTTATTGCATATGTAGAAGTGCCTACACTTCCAGGAATATAA